From Rudanella lutea DSM 19387, a single genomic window includes:
- a CDS encoding DEAD/DEAH box helicase → MTFSDLNLIEPILKALDAEGYTTPTPIQQQAIPYLLEERDLLGIAQTGTGKTAAFAIPILQLLDQNKLSNKGPRAIRALILTPTRELAIQIDESIAAYGRHMNLRHTVIFGGVSQHAQVNALRAGIDILVATPGRLLDLMGQGYINLRSLERFVLDEADRMLDMGFIHDVRKVIAQLPTRRQSLFFSATMPPEVAKLADTILNKPAKVEVTPVSTTADTVDQVVYFVDKPNKKKLLVDVLQERSIRSALVFTRTKHGADHVVKDLRKASIEAEAIHGNKSQNARQRALSRFKSGELRVLIATDIAARGIDVDELSCVINYEIPNIPETYVHRIGRTGRAGHEGRAMSFCDEEEQAYLRDIQKLIGKQIPVVSDHEYAMAGVSVPLTRPNQSRQQAPTNGASANGRPNGPRPNGQPGGGGNRNRNRNRRFGQPRRQEPKV, encoded by the coding sequence CTGAAGGTTACACCACTCCTACCCCCATCCAGCAACAAGCGATTCCGTATCTGCTCGAAGAGCGGGATCTTCTGGGCATCGCCCAAACCGGTACAGGAAAAACGGCCGCGTTTGCCATCCCGATTCTCCAACTCCTCGATCAAAATAAGCTGTCGAATAAAGGCCCCCGTGCTATTCGGGCGTTGATTCTGACCCCGACCCGCGAGCTCGCTATCCAGATCGACGAGAGCATTGCCGCCTATGGTCGGCACATGAACCTGCGCCATACCGTTATCTTCGGAGGAGTGTCGCAACACGCGCAGGTAAACGCCCTACGCGCGGGTATCGACATTCTGGTGGCTACGCCCGGCCGTTTGCTCGACCTGATGGGCCAAGGCTACATTAATCTCCGCAGTCTCGAACGGTTTGTGCTCGACGAAGCCGACCGGATGCTCGACATGGGCTTTATCCACGACGTGCGGAAGGTGATTGCCCAATTGCCCACCCGTCGGCAGTCGTTGTTTTTCTCGGCGACCATGCCGCCCGAAGTGGCCAAACTGGCCGACACCATTCTGAACAAACCCGCCAAGGTAGAGGTCACCCCGGTGTCGACTACAGCCGATACGGTTGATCAGGTGGTATATTTCGTTGATAAGCCCAACAAGAAAAAACTGTTGGTCGATGTACTCCAGGAGCGGTCTATCCGCTCGGCGCTGGTGTTTACCCGTACCAAGCACGGGGCCGATCATGTGGTAAAAGACCTCCGCAAGGCAAGTATCGAAGCCGAAGCCATCCACGGCAACAAGTCGCAGAATGCGCGTCAGCGGGCGTTGAGCCGTTTCAAAAGCGGTGAACTGCGCGTGCTGATTGCCACCGATATTGCGGCACGGGGTATCGACGTCGATGAGCTGTCGTGCGTGATCAACTACGAAATTCCGAACATTCCCGAAACGTACGTTCACCGCATTGGCCGGACTGGGCGTGCCGGTCATGAGGGCCGTGCCATGTCGTTTTGTGATGAAGAAGAACAAGCTTACCTGCGCGACATTCAGAAGCTGATCGGGAAGCAGATTCCCGTGGTATCGGATCACGAATACGCCATGGCGGGCGTTAGTGTGCCCCTCACGCGGCCTAACCAATCCCGCCAGCAGGCACCCACCAACGGAGCCTCGGCCAATGGTCGGCCCAACGGCCCGCGCCCCAACGGGCAACCGGGTGGCGGTGGCAACCGAAACCGGAATCGCAACCGGCGGTTTGGCCAGCCCCGGCGGCAGGAGCCAAAGGTATAG
- a CDS encoding ferritin-like domain-containing protein, with product MIKDEEIVESLNDLVKINNDRIQGYEKAVEDNEDSQLDSLFRHMIVQSQNFRSQLADHIVRIDGTAVSDATSTDVSSKIHRAWIDIKSALTGKDRDTVLSSVEFGESAAVEAYEDAIEDDHLPAYIKEQLQNQLSELRAALDKIKALRK from the coding sequence ATGATTAAGGACGAAGAAATCGTTGAGTCGCTCAACGATCTGGTAAAAATCAACAACGACCGGATTCAGGGATACGAAAAAGCCGTTGAGGACAACGAAGACTCGCAACTCGACTCGCTGTTTCGGCACATGATTGTGCAAAGCCAAAACTTCCGCAGCCAACTGGCCGATCATATTGTTCGGATTGATGGTACCGCTGTTTCGGATGCTACCTCGACCGATGTGAGCAGCAAGATTCACCGGGCCTGGATCGACATCAAATCGGCATTGACAGGTAAAGACCGCGACACCGTTCTGAGCTCTGTAGAGTTTGGCGAAAGTGCCGCTGTTGAAGCTTACGAAGATGCCATTGAAGACGACCACCTGCCCGCGTACATCAAAGAGCAGCTTCAAAACCAGCTTAGCGAACTACGGGCCGCTTTGGACAAAATCAAAGCCCTGCGTAAGTAA
- a CDS encoding aldo/keto reductase, with the protein MQSQTEKPALASGTITLGGDLTVNRMGYGAMRITGDGIWGPPRDHDEAIRVLKRCLDLGINFIDTADSYGPYVSEELIAEALHPYADDLVIGTKGALLRTGPNQWPVDGSRKHLEEALNGSLKRLKLEQIDLYQLHRFDDKVPSEEYLGFLKEAQQQGKIKHIGLSEVTVDQIKEAQQYFEVVSVQNMYSFGQQKWNSTLKYCEENNIAFIPWYPLGGGNLGAEAAVKRVAERHGATEYQIALAWLLAASPVMLLIPGTSSVKHLEENTAAAQIKLTDEDFQDMPLPH; encoded by the coding sequence GGGGCGACCTTACCGTGAACCGAATGGGGTACGGCGCCATGCGTATTACCGGCGACGGAATCTGGGGACCTCCCCGCGACCACGACGAGGCTATCCGGGTGCTGAAACGCTGCCTGGATCTGGGCATCAATTTTATCGACACGGCCGACTCGTACGGCCCCTATGTTTCCGAGGAGCTTATTGCCGAAGCCCTGCACCCCTATGCCGACGATCTGGTGATTGGCACCAAAGGGGCGTTGCTGCGGACCGGCCCCAATCAGTGGCCGGTAGACGGAAGCCGCAAACACCTCGAAGAAGCCCTCAACGGGAGTTTGAAGCGTCTGAAACTGGAGCAGATTGACTTGTACCAGCTGCATCGCTTCGACGACAAGGTGCCCTCAGAAGAGTACCTCGGTTTTCTGAAAGAGGCTCAACAACAGGGAAAAATCAAGCACATTGGCCTCTCGGAGGTAACGGTCGATCAGATCAAAGAAGCCCAGCAATATTTTGAGGTCGTCTCGGTGCAGAACATGTACAGTTTCGGGCAGCAGAAATGGAACTCGACCCTGAAGTACTGCGAAGAAAACAACATTGCCTTTATTCCGTGGTATCCGCTGGGTGGTGGCAACCTAGGTGCCGAAGCCGCCGTGAAGCGCGTGGCCGAGCGGCATGGTGCTACCGAGTACCAGATTGCCCTGGCCTGGTTGCTGGCCGCATCCCCGGTGATGCTGCTGATTCCGGGCACCTCATCGGTAAAGCACCTTGAAGAGAACACGGCTGCTGCCCAGATCAAGCTGACCGATGAAGACTTTCAGGATATGCCGCTGCCGCACTAA